Proteins found in one Coffea eugenioides isolate CCC68of chromosome 5, Ceug_1.0, whole genome shotgun sequence genomic segment:
- the LOC113770460 gene encoding probable glutathione S-transferase — protein sequence MADEVIVLDHEYSPPANRVIIALKEKGVAFVSKQEDLPNKKSSLLLEMNPVHKQIPVLIHNGKPVCESLIIVEYIDEVWNDKSPLLPTDPHDRAHSKFWADYVDKKIYTLGRAVLTTKGETQAAAMKELISSLKILDAELGDKPYFGGKTFGITDIAFIPFYSRFYTLEKFGNLSMNEECPKLVAWGERCLQRESVSTTMRNQYETYDFMLELRKKLGVE from the exons ATGGCTGATGAAGTGATTGTGTTGGACCACGAATATAGTCCTCCTGCTAACAGGGTAATAATTGCATTGAAAGAAAAGGGCGTAGCCTTCGTGTCCAAACAAGAAGATTTGCCGAATAAGAAGAGTTCATTGCTCTTAGAAATGAACCCGGTGCATAAACAGATCCCTGTCCTAATTCACAATGGGAAGCCAGTTTGTGAATCGCTCATCATTGTTGAATACATTGATGAAGTCTGGAATGACAAATCTCCTTTGCTGCCAACTGATCCTCATGACCGAGCTCACTCAAAGTTCTGGGCTGATTATGTAGACAAAAAG ATTTATACCCTTGGAAGAGCAGTGTTGACAACCAAGGGTGAAACCCAGGCAGCAGCCATGAAAGAACTAATAAGCAGCCTCAAAATATTGGATGCAGAGCTTGGAGACAAACCTTACTTTGGGGGAAAGACTTTTGGCATCACAGATATTGCCTTTATACCCTTCTACAGCCGGTTTTATACCCTGGAGAAGTTTGGAAACTTGAGCATGAATGAGGAGTGCCCAAAACTTGTTGCATGGGGTGAAAGGTGCTTGCAGAGGGAAAGTGTATCCACCACTATGCGTAATCAGTATGAGACTTATGACTTCATGTTGGAGCTAAGGAAGAAGCTTGGAGTTGAGTGA